The genomic interval GTCTGGATCCCCCGCCTGTCCTGGCACAGTTTCAGGATCGGGCCGAGATATTCGTCAGGCGTGTAGATCGTCGCCTTGATCCACGGCTCCTCGATCATCTCTATGCGGTTCACGTCGGGCCAGTCGGCGGGATTGTGGATGTCGATCGTCGTCGCAACCTCGTTCTTCGTGTGGCCGAGATGGACCCGGTAAACGACGCTGGGGGCCGTGGTGATAAGGTCCAGATCGTATTCCCGGCTCAGCCGTTCCTGAATGATCTCCAGGTGCAGGAGGCCGAGGAAACCGGCACGAAAGCCGAAGCCCAGCGCGGCGCTCGATTCCATCTCGTAGCTGAAGCTGGCATCGTTCAGACGGAGCTTGCCGATGGATTCGCGCAGTTTCTCGAAATCGGCGGCATCGACCGGGAACAGTCCGCAGAACACCACCGGCTGCACCTCCTTGTACCCTTTCAGCGGGGCGGGCGCGCCGTTCCTCGCCGTGGTGATGGTATCGCCGACACGCGCTTGCTCGACCTCCTTGATCTGCGCCGTGATGAAGCCGATCTCGCCCGGCCCGATCTCGTCCAGATCGCTGCGCTTGGGGCGAAAGCAGCCCACCCGGTCCACCAGGTGCTGCGTGCCGCCCTGCATGAAGCGCACCTCCAGCCCCTTCTTCAACCACCCGTCCATCACCCGCACCAGGATGACGACACCGAGGTACGGATCGTACCAGCTATCCACCAGCATGGCCTTCAACGGCGCGTCCCGATCTCCCGTGGGCGGCGGGATGCGCTTCACGAGCGCTTCCAGCACGTCCTCCACGCCGATGCCCGACTTGGCACTGGTCAGCACGGCGTCCGACGCATCGAGACCGATGATGTCCTCGATCTCTGCCTTGACCTTGTCGGGTTCGGCGGCGGGAAGGTCGATCTTGTTGATGACCGGCA from Aurantiacibacter spongiae carries:
- the lepA gene encoding translation elongation factor 4 translates to MSTDLSLIRNFSIIAHIDHGKSTLADRLIQVCGGLTDREMSEQVLDNMDIERERGITIKAQTVRLSYTAKDGKTYELNLMDTPGHVDFAYEVSRSLAACEGALLVVDAAQGVEAQTLANVYQSIEHDHEIVPVINKIDLPAAEPDKVKAEIEDIIGLDASDAVLTSAKSGIGVEDVLEALVKRIPPPTGDRDAPLKAMLVDSWYDPYLGVVILVRVMDGWLKKGLEVRFMQGGTQHLVDRVGCFRPKRSDLDEIGPGEIGFITAQIKEVEQARVGDTITTARNGAPAPLKGYKEVQPVVFCGLFPVDAADFEKLRESIGKLRLNDASFSYEMESSAALGFGFRAGFLGLLHLEIIQERLSREYDLDLITTAPSVVYRVHLGHTKNEVATTIDIHNPADWPDVNRIEMIEEPWIKATIYTPDEYLGPILKLCQDRRGIQTNLTYVGGRAQVSYELPLNEVVFDFYDRLKSISRGYASFDYEQIGLREGDLVKMNILVNNEPVDALSLIVHRSVAEERGRGMCERLKDLIPRHLFKIPIQAAIGGKIIARETIAALRKDVTAKCYGGDITRKKKLLEKQKKGKARMREYGNVSIPQEAFIAALRMGEE